The Lactuca sativa cultivar Salinas chromosome 2, Lsat_Salinas_v11, whole genome shotgun sequence genome includes the window GACCAAAGTTGGATAAATTTTCAACAGTTTACTGTTGAAATTTATCAcaatcttaatatatatatatatatatatatatatatatatatatatatatatatatatatatatatatataataaatgtttatgGATCTATAGAAAAAACTTAAATCTGAATCAAGAATACATTAACTAGACACTCTGTTACCTAAATGTTTGGCATTCTGTTGAGAATAAAGAGGCGCCACCGTCCCAATTAAATTGCATATTAATCACCATTCtacttatttatttatcattttcaaaaaaaaaaacaatatttgtgacttttcaaatgaAACTAAACCCCTTTGCACTTCCCATATATTATTTACTATTTCTTCATAACCGATTTAAACCAACGACTTCACGTATTAGAGGAAAACATAGTTGTATTTATATGAAATTTATGTGGTTGTGAATTGtggtaatattataatttaataaaaatatatcatttgtTTAAAATTATTGATAAATAGCAGCAGCTATATGTCTTGGAAATTGGAACACCAGAGTTGAAGTATGCATATTGTTGTTTAGTCAATCTATGTCTTCTGCTTCTTTGAATTAAACACAAACCCCACCTTCCCAACATTTGCTTATCACTATCCATTATCCAACCACATCTTCATGGAAACCTCCCACCCAAATAtgtaaaatataacttttaagaACCCAAATGTAAAACAAATTTtataatagaaatattttctctTCTCCATTAACAACAAAATAAAACCACTATCCACTACCAACTTTGTGGTTCTAGGGTGTGTTGCAAAATCATCTTCTATAACCACATGTTAGACTAACACTACCAAAACAGCATGAAAAAATATACTAATATTTATCCTAATCTTTGGTGTTTACAAAATATATACCCCCAAAATATTGTAAAAATCAACCTCAtggaatcaaaaatcaaaaaatctgtAATCTCATTCAGACATAATCGAAATCTGACCACTGGAAATGCTGCCATGGCTGTCGTCACAGAGCACCACCGCTCTTTCCAAATTGGCCACAATATCAGTCATGGTGGGTCTTTCTCTACCTTCCAAGTTCACACAATGTATGGCGGTGTACGCCATCAGCTCCACCGCCTCCGCCTCATTCACCTCCGGAGGCCCCACTCTCTTATCCAGTATCTTTCCCAATTCGCCGGAAATCACCGCCGGTACAGCATAGTCCACCAGACTTATCGGCGTACCACCGTTGTCATCACTCTTGAATATCGCTCTTTTTCCGGTCAAAAGTTCAAGGAGTACTACCCCAAGGCCGTACACGTCACTCTTGGCAGTGACGACGTTTAATCCGTAGTATTCTGGATCAATGTAGCCGACGGTTCCGGCGGCCTTCGTTGCTCGGTGATCCGATTCGGATTCAGGACCCATTAGAGATAACCCGAAATCAGAAACCCTAGCGACCCAATTCGCGTCTAGCAAGATGTTAGATGATTTGATGTCGCGGTGTATGATCGGAGGAACTGCGTAATTATGAAGGTATTCGATTCCTCTTGCAGCATCCAACGAGATTTTGATCCGCATTTTCCATGAATTCAACAAGCTGCTATTCTTCTCCACGTTCTTCTTGTCGTGTAGATGATCGTACAGAGCTCCATTTCTCATGTACTCGTAAACCAAGAGCTTTTCGTCGCGTTCTTCGCAGTATCCCACGAGTCTGACTAAATGCTTGTGATGAAGACGAGATAAGAAAGCTAATTCTGAATCAAACGCGCTTTCTTTCTCTTGAAATTTCTTTGTTTTTTGACTCGTTTCCCCTCTTTTAATGGCGACTTCACGACCATCTATGAGTTTGCCTTTGTAGACAACCCCAAAACTCCCTGCACCGATTTTATTCTCTTGGGAGAAGTTATCGGTTGCTAAAGCTAAGTCGGCGAAGGTGAATTCCTCTTCCCTGTCAGCATGTTTTGAAGATGTTCCACTTCTTTGTCGCCGGAAAGCTCTTGACGCTTGTCGCCGGATTGTTGACGATCTTGAAACTGGACTGCTGTTTGAAAATTGAGGAGGATTGAGTGTAGAAGCAGTGATTGTGGGTTGAACGGAGTTGTGTATCTTTTTGTTCCCACAACAAACACCGGTCCATAAACAGTAAATAATAGTACAGATACCTGCAAAAGCCCCAATTGATCCGACTATGGCAAACGCCAGTAACCCCTTTCTCAAAGCTTTTGAAGGTGGAGACCCTGGGGCGTTACCATCTCCaagcggcggtggtggtggagcCAATAATGGTGGGAAGAAACTGGATATATCACAAGGCTTACATATTGATCCATAGCCAGAACAAAGAATTTGAGATTGAGTGTATATACCACAACTGCAATCGGATGTAACACATGGCCCAGGAAGAATTTGTCTCAATGGAAGCTCGAAGTCTAATGGATACGAAGCGTTTCTAACCCATCCTTCTCCCCAGCAAATTACAGAGAGGTTGCTAGTTGTTAATCCACAAGTAGAATCCAATCCAGCAACGATAGACTCGAAGGAGACACCAagtatattataactcataatccCTCCTCCACCACCCCAACAAACTACAGAGCCATTTAATTTTCGCAAAGCACACGTATGGTTCGCACCAAGCGCAAGTGCAGAGAACTCGAAGGATGAATGATTTGGTACATTGATCTGTCCATAATCGTTGTTACCTCTACAAATCAAAAAACCGGTAGAATTTATACCACAGGCGTGATTACCTCCAACAG containing:
- the LOC111901275 gene encoding putative serine/threonine-protein kinase-like protein CCR3; its protein translation is MTTLSASVISVVGLIFSILYTAHAFGGSATTVSISYGSTVTVCGIVAGQPSQRIQCWRNGQVFDVFSNISFESIAGGRDVFCGVRSGGSSLVCWNPSLTPKRLYYNETVLLSQLSIGDTQICSITNSSGWNVYCWRYGDGIPTQNHHLQSISSGLGFTCGVDLRDDAGIICFGTNSEAANAIQAAFTNFRMLNVAVGGNHACGINSTGFLICRGNNDYGQINVPNHSSFEFSALALGANHTCALRKLNGSVVCWGGGGGIMSYNILGVSFESIVAGLDSTCGLTTSNLSVICWGEGWVRNASYPLDFELPLRQILPGPCVTSDCSCGIYTQSQILCSGYGSICKPCDISSFFPPLLAPPPPPLGDGNAPGSPPSKALRKGLLAFAIVGSIGAFAGICTIIYCLWTGVCCGNKKIHNSVQPTITASTLNPPQFSNSSPVSRSSTIRRQASRAFRRQRSGTSSKHADREEEFTFADLALATDNFSQENKIGAGSFGVVYKGKLIDGREVAIKRGETSQKTKKFQEKESAFDSELAFLSRLHHKHLVRLVGYCEERDEKLLVYEYMRNGALYDHLHDKKNVEKNSSLLNSWKMRIKISLDAARGIEYLHNYAVPPIIHRDIKSSNILLDANWVARVSDFGLSLMGPESESDHRATKAAGTVGYIDPEYYGLNVVTAKSDVYGLGVVLLELLTGKRAIFKSDDNGGTPISLVDYAVPAVISGELGKILDKRVGPPEVNEAEAVELMAYTAIHCVNLEGRERPTMTDIVANLERAVVLCDDSHGSISSGQISIMSE